The following coding sequences lie in one Pseudomonas svalbardensis genomic window:
- a CDS encoding MarR family winged helix-turn-helix transcriptional regulator: MNTLSVDSLKLDSQLCFKLYAASRAVIRAYKPMLDQLGLTYPQYLAMLVLWEWQEAAPEQPTVKALGERLALDSGTLTPLLKRLEQLQLVQRQRSARDEREVHLSLSPTGKALRDQVGPLKARLLCDSGVDLDRLNDLRDGLDHLLGQIKALS; this comes from the coding sequence ATGAACACCTTGTCAGTCGATTCCCTGAAGCTTGACAGTCAACTGTGCTTCAAGCTGTACGCCGCTTCCCGGGCGGTGATCCGCGCCTACAAGCCGATGCTCGATCAGCTCGGCCTGACCTACCCGCAATACCTGGCGATGCTGGTGTTGTGGGAATGGCAGGAGGCAGCCCCGGAGCAGCCGACGGTCAAGGCGTTGGGCGAACGTCTGGCGCTGGATTCCGGCACGCTGACGCCGTTGCTCAAGCGTCTTGAGCAACTGCAACTGGTTCAGCGTCAGCGCTCGGCGCGGGACGAGCGTGAAGTGCACTTGAGCCTGTCGCCAACCGGCAAGGCTTTGCGCGATCAGGTCGGGCCGCTCAAGGCCCGTCTGTTATGCGACAGCGGTGTGGATCTGGATCGCCTGAACGATCTCCGCGATGGTCTTGATCACCTTTTGGGGCAAATCAAAGCACTGTCGTAG
- a CDS encoding hybrid sensor histidine kinase/response regulator, translating to MDIKFTNRLSYKQARLTVLVGFILGTLLSLLQIGIDYASEDASINREILSLLEISHNPASRIAYNIDAELAQELTLGLLRSPAIIGAQLTDNNNTVLASVKRPGVQSGYRVISDFLFGANRQFEDRLYLDHLPTESLGTLSLDVDTYSFGNRFLRRAEVTLLNGFARSLLLTGILLALFYVMLTKPLVRVIRELSSRDPRSTESTSLECPTAHENDEIGVLVKVANQQFENIATEIQQRRNAENRLTDYLGQLENIVSARTAELKAINSRLSQSNQELEVARGTALDMAEARSVFLANMSHEIRTPLNGLLGMIALSLDGPLNAEQQQQLSIAHDSGKVLVELLNDILDLSKFDAGQLELEHIPFDLGSLIEDTANLLSQNAAPSVELSCLIDPHFPALVLGDPTRVRQIVSNLLSNALKFTRFGRVDVRLSTFGDGVRIEVCDTGIGIAQDAQVKIFQPFTQAGAGITRQFGGTGLGLALTYNLCEAMQGRLTISSEAGFGSQFCADLPLPSHTRALPPASLQGKVIAITAASSGLAELLKSVLPGWGLDYEQRSLDDSLLGLNPDVLITDCPECLFGLRPSCTAPILLVTAYGSFMPSEEALALAPLQQQARPLARNALYQTLRRTLQPELNTINGARLDTISPQRRGRVLLVEDNPVNQLVAKGMLGKLGCEVIVAGHGGEALDQLEQSEFDLVLMDCNMPVMDGYEASRQIRRSGRWPQLPIVALTANAMSEERERCRAAGMSDYLAKPFRREELAALLDLWVPTTTVL from the coding sequence ATGGATATCAAGTTCACCAACCGGCTGTCCTACAAGCAAGCCAGGCTTACTGTGCTGGTCGGTTTCATTCTGGGCACGCTGCTCAGTCTGCTGCAAATAGGCATCGATTATGCCAGCGAAGACGCCTCCATCAACCGCGAAATCCTGTCTTTGCTGGAAATCAGCCACAACCCCGCGTCCCGTATCGCCTACAACATCGACGCCGAACTCGCTCAGGAACTGACCCTGGGCCTGTTGCGCTCGCCGGCGATCATCGGTGCGCAATTGACCGACAACAACAATACCGTGCTGGCCAGCGTCAAACGCCCGGGCGTGCAAAGCGGTTATCGGGTGATCAGCGACTTCCTGTTCGGCGCCAACCGGCAGTTCGAAGACCGTCTCTACCTGGATCACTTGCCGACCGAATCCCTCGGCACCCTGAGCCTGGACGTCGACACCTATTCATTCGGCAACCGGTTCCTGCGCCGGGCCGAGGTGACCCTGCTCAATGGCTTCGCTCGCAGCCTGCTGCTGACTGGCATCCTGCTGGCGCTGTTCTATGTAATGCTGACCAAGCCGTTGGTGCGGGTCATCCGTGAACTCAGCAGTCGCGACCCGCGCAGCACGGAGTCAACGTCGCTGGAGTGTCCGACGGCCCATGAAAACGATGAAATCGGTGTACTGGTCAAAGTTGCCAATCAACAATTCGAAAACATCGCCACCGAAATCCAGCAGCGACGCAACGCCGAAAACCGCCTGACCGACTACCTCGGGCAACTGGAGAACATCGTCTCGGCCCGCACTGCGGAACTCAAGGCGATCAATTCGCGGCTCAGTCAATCCAATCAGGAACTGGAAGTCGCCCGCGGCACCGCCCTGGACATGGCCGAAGCGCGCTCGGTGTTCCTGGCCAACATGAGCCACGAGATCCGCACGCCGCTCAATGGCCTGCTGGGGATGATCGCGCTTTCCCTGGACGGCCCGCTCAATGCCGAGCAACAGCAACAGCTGTCCATCGCCCATGACTCGGGCAAAGTACTGGTGGAACTGCTCAACGATATTCTCGATTTGTCGAAGTTCGATGCCGGCCAACTGGAGCTCGAACATATTCCGTTCGACCTCGGTTCGCTGATCGAGGACACCGCCAACCTGCTATCGCAAAACGCTGCGCCGAGTGTCGAGCTGAGCTGCCTGATCGACCCGCACTTTCCGGCCCTGGTGCTCGGGGATCCGACCCGGGTCCGACAGATCGTCAGCAACCTGTTGTCCAACGCCCTCAAGTTCACCCGTTTCGGTCGCGTCGATGTGCGCCTGTCGACGTTCGGGGACGGCGTCAGAATCGAAGTCTGCGACACCGGCATCGGCATCGCCCAGGACGCCCAGGTCAAGATCTTCCAGCCCTTCACGCAGGCGGGTGCCGGCATTACTCGGCAATTCGGCGGGACCGGATTGGGCCTGGCACTGACCTACAACCTCTGCGAAGCCATGCAAGGGCGCCTCACCATCAGCTCGGAAGCAGGCTTCGGCAGCCAGTTCTGTGCGGATCTGCCGCTGCCCAGCCACACCCGCGCCCTTCCCCCGGCCTCTTTACAGGGCAAGGTCATCGCAATCACCGCCGCCAGCAGCGGTCTGGCAGAACTGCTGAAAAGTGTGTTGCCCGGCTGGGGGCTCGACTATGAGCAGCGTTCCCTCGATGACTCGTTGCTGGGCCTGAACCCGGATGTACTGATTACCGATTGCCCCGAATGCCTGTTTGGCCTGCGTCCTTCGTGTACAGCGCCCATTCTGCTGGTCACCGCTTACGGCAGTTTCATGCCCAGCGAAGAAGCCCTCGCCCTCGCCCCCTTACAGCAACAGGCGCGGCCTCTGGCGCGCAACGCGCTGTACCAGACACTGCGGCGAACCCTGCAGCCGGAACTCAACACGATCAACGGTGCCCGGCTCGACACTATCTCCCCACAACGACGCGGACGCGTGCTGCTGGTGGAGGACAATCCGGTCAACCAATTGGTAGCCAAGGGGATGCTCGGAAAACTCGGTTGCGAGGTGATTGTCGCCGGTCACGGTGGCGAGGCGCTGGATCAGCTGGAGCAGAGCGAATTCGATCTGGTGCTGATGGACTGCAACATGCCGGTGATGGACGGCTATGAGGCCAGTAGGCAAATCCGTCGCAGCGGACGTTGGCCACAGCTGCCCATCGTCGCCCTGACCGCCAACGCCATGTCCGAAGAGCGCGAACGCTGTCGTGCGGCAGGCATGAGCGATTACCTGGCAAAACCCTTCCGCCGGGAAGAGTTGGCTGCCCTGCTGGACTTGTGGGTCCCTACTACGACAGTGCTTTGA
- a CDS encoding ATP-binding protein produces the protein MDSRLNAFLERADAVLARIEPLLPAPRQVIDWNHCLAARWQREGRSGFLLPLEVSLDMRLSDLIGVDRQLEQLGRNTQQFLDGMPANHALLWGARGTGKSSLVRALLAEHAKAGLRLIEIERDHLADLPRVVEQIARLPQRFVLFCDDLSFESGEGDYRVLKSVLDGSLEQAPDNVLLYATSNRRHLVPEKESDNENWKRVDGELHPSEAVEDKIALSDRFGLWLSFYPFTQEHFLNVVEHWIGQLADKAGLKWQRDEELDILAVRWATGRGNRNGRCAYQFARYWVGLKLLEHKA, from the coding sequence GTGGATTCCCGATTAAATGCTTTTCTTGAACGCGCCGATGCCGTTTTGGCCCGTATCGAACCGCTGCTGCCCGCCCCTCGGCAAGTTATCGACTGGAATCATTGCCTTGCCGCGCGCTGGCAGCGCGAGGGGCGCAGCGGGTTTCTGTTGCCGCTGGAAGTCAGCCTCGACATGCGTTTGTCCGACCTGATCGGTGTCGACCGGCAACTGGAGCAACTGGGGCGAAATACCCAGCAGTTCCTCGATGGCATGCCGGCCAACCACGCATTGCTCTGGGGCGCGCGCGGCACCGGTAAATCGTCGCTGGTGCGCGCCTTGCTGGCCGAACACGCCAAGGCCGGTCTGCGGCTGATCGAGATCGAACGCGATCACCTGGCGGACTTGCCGCGAGTGGTCGAACAGATCGCCAGGCTGCCCCAGCGTTTCGTGCTGTTCTGCGATGACCTGTCGTTCGAGTCGGGAGAAGGCGATTACCGGGTGCTCAAGAGCGTGCTCGACGGCTCTCTCGAACAGGCGCCGGATAACGTTTTGCTGTACGCCACGTCCAACCGTCGCCACCTGGTGCCGGAAAAGGAAAGCGATAACGAAAACTGGAAACGCGTTGACGGCGAACTCCATCCCAGCGAGGCGGTGGAAGACAAGATTGCGCTGTCGGATCGGTTTGGATTGTGGCTGTCGTTCTATCCGTTTACCCAGGAGCACTTCCTCAACGTCGTCGAACACTGGATCGGTCAACTGGCCGACAAGGCGGGCCTTAAGTGGCAGCGAGACGAAGAACTGGACATCCTCGCGGTGCGCTGGGCCACGGGCCGGGGCAATCGCAACGGACGTTGCGCGTATCAATTTGCCCGCTATTGGGTCGGGCTGAAGCTGTTGGAGCACAAGGCATGA
- a CDS encoding HD domain-containing phosphohydrolase, which produces MPSPLRPDQRRFPLHVHISVMFTFLLLLTGVVLGVFNYQQTTQIILSSSEKLFNRIEQDVRLDLHSTYEPIRHLLTLLAEYPATQAPDLAQRLALLKPFSQSLKDNPDLASLYLGYGNGDFFMVRPLRTPNLKTLLKAPDTAAYQVWSIERTGNSGQVRSQSLFFDQDLALISRQDNPDETYDPRTRAWYASARSDNDQITTEPYIFFSTRNVGTTLARRSGEQAIMGADLTLEELSATLAKHVVTPSTEIVLFDAEGNAIAYPDSSKLIIDDQTARLIKATDLSPSLGALLNNPPAGNRLDVAGRQWIVARSRMQEGGPQGLQLALLVPEDELLVDAYRMRWQGALITLATLLLCLPLGWLTSRILVKPLRALVREADAVRSFDFNFPASRRSPVLEVDQLSVSMTRMKDTLASFFQITDSLSAETRFAPLLERVLFETVKIGQAQAGLIYLGESDGDRMEPHGLVVNGTSRALPSFDLRGHELQAPQSPAWLQQLSNADNVVTTLGFEQAGDLQKVLLALECPRVHLIGIRLHNRHNETVGLLVLLLADTGNQSDLEKLRPDRIAFLQAVSGAAAVSIESQRLQAKQKQLLDSFIQLLAGAIDAKSPYTGGHCQRVPALTLMLAQAAAASQDPAFSGYQPTEDEWEALHIAAWLHDCGKVTTPEYVVDKATKLETLNDRIHEIRTRFEVLKRDVWINYWQAMALGGDEQHLAELRNATLAGLDDDFAFVARCNLGGEAMAEPDLQRLHSMAQRTWTRTLDDRLGVSWEENRRQARTPAPALPVSEPLLADKPEHLFERPEAELIPEDNPWGFKLDVPPYKYNRGELYNLSVARGTLTREERYIINHHMVQTILMLSHLPFPGHLTNVAEIAGGHHEKMDGTGYPKQLKREEMSLPARMMAIADIFEALTAADRPYKKAKSLSEALGIMATMCRDAHIDPEVFGLFINAQIYSQYADRFLDPQQIDAVDPTSLLVKAGLRA; this is translated from the coding sequence ATGCCCAGCCCACTGCGCCCGGATCAACGGCGGTTTCCCCTGCACGTCCATATCAGCGTGATGTTCACTTTCCTGCTGTTGCTGACTGGCGTGGTGCTGGGCGTTTTCAACTACCAGCAAACCACGCAGATCATTCTTTCCAGCAGTGAAAAGCTCTTCAACCGTATCGAGCAGGACGTCCGTCTCGACCTGCACTCTACCTATGAGCCGATTCGCCATCTGCTGACCCTGCTGGCGGAATACCCGGCGACCCAGGCACCTGACCTTGCGCAACGCCTGGCGCTGCTCAAACCCTTCAGCCAGTCGCTCAAGGACAACCCCGACCTGGCCTCGTTGTATCTGGGCTATGGCAACGGTGATTTCTTCATGGTTCGGCCCTTGCGAACCCCCAACCTGAAAACGCTCCTCAAGGCACCGGATACTGCGGCTTATCAGGTGTGGAGCATTGAGCGAACAGGCAACAGCGGTCAGGTCCGCTCCCAATCATTGTTTTTCGATCAGGATCTGGCCCTCATCAGCCGCCAGGACAATCCCGACGAAACCTACGATCCGCGAACCCGCGCCTGGTATGCCAGCGCCCGCAGCGACAACGATCAGATCACCACCGAACCCTACATTTTTTTCTCCACCCGTAATGTCGGCACTACCCTGGCCCGGCGCAGCGGCGAACAGGCCATCATGGGTGCCGATCTGACCCTGGAGGAACTCTCCGCGACCCTGGCCAAACATGTTGTGACCCCCAGTACCGAAATAGTGCTGTTCGATGCTGAAGGGAACGCCATCGCGTATCCCGACAGCAGCAAACTGATCATCGACGATCAGACTGCCCGCCTGATCAAAGCCACCGACCTGAGCCCCAGCCTCGGCGCATTGCTCAACAATCCCCCCGCAGGTAATCGCCTGGATGTCGCCGGTCGTCAATGGATCGTTGCCCGCAGCCGCATGCAAGAAGGCGGCCCCCAAGGACTGCAACTGGCGCTGCTGGTGCCGGAAGATGAATTACTCGTCGATGCCTACCGCATGCGCTGGCAAGGCGCACTGATTACCCTGGCCACGCTGTTGCTGTGCCTGCCGCTGGGCTGGCTGACCTCGCGGATTCTGGTTAAACCCCTGCGCGCGCTGGTACGGGAGGCCGATGCGGTTCGCAGTTTCGACTTCAACTTTCCGGCCTCACGTCGCTCTCCCGTGCTCGAAGTCGACCAACTGAGCGTGTCGATGACGCGCATGAAAGACACCCTGGCGAGTTTTTTCCAGATCACCGACAGCCTGAGCGCCGAGACTCGCTTCGCCCCCTTGCTCGAACGGGTGTTGTTTGAAACCGTGAAAATTGGCCAGGCCCAGGCCGGTCTGATCTACCTGGGCGAAAGCGATGGCGATCGCATGGAGCCCCATGGTCTGGTCGTCAACGGCACCTCACGGGCATTGCCGTCATTTGATCTTCGAGGACACGAACTCCAGGCTCCGCAAAGCCCTGCATGGCTACAACAGCTGTCAAATGCGGACAACGTCGTCACCACGCTTGGTTTTGAACAGGCCGGGGATTTGCAGAAGGTGTTGCTTGCGCTGGAGTGCCCCCGGGTTCATCTGATCGGCATTCGGCTGCACAATCGTCATAACGAAACCGTGGGCCTGCTGGTCCTGCTGTTGGCTGATACCGGCAACCAGAGCGATCTGGAAAAACTTCGCCCGGACCGTATCGCGTTCCTCCAGGCCGTGTCCGGCGCGGCCGCCGTGAGTATCGAAAGTCAGCGTCTGCAAGCCAAACAAAAACAACTGCTGGATTCCTTCATTCAACTGCTGGCGGGGGCGATTGACGCCAAAAGCCCCTACACCGGCGGTCACTGCCAGCGAGTGCCGGCGCTGACCCTGATGCTCGCCCAAGCCGCCGCTGCCAGCCAGGACCCGGCCTTCAGTGGCTATCAACCCACCGAAGATGAATGGGAAGCGCTGCACATCGCCGCCTGGCTGCACGATTGCGGCAAGGTCACCACTCCGGAATACGTGGTCGATAAAGCCACGAAACTGGAAACGCTTAACGACCGCATCCACGAAATCCGCACCCGTTTCGAAGTGCTCAAGCGCGATGTCTGGATCAACTATTGGCAAGCCATGGCCCTGGGCGGTGACGAGCAGCACCTGGCCGAACTGCGCAACGCCACTCTGGCGGGACTGGACGATGACTTCGCGTTCGTTGCCCGCTGCAACCTGGGTGGCGAGGCGATGGCCGAGCCCGACCTGCAACGCCTGCACAGCATGGCCCAGCGCACCTGGACCCGAACACTGGATGACCGGCTGGGCGTTTCCTGGGAAGAGAACCGACGCCAGGCGCGAACCCCGGCACCGGCACTGCCGGTCAGCGAACCATTACTGGCGGACAAACCCGAGCACCTGTTCGAACGGCCCGAAGCCGAACTGATTCCAGAGGATAATCCGTGGGGGTTCAAGCTCGATGTGCCGCCCTACAAGTACAACCGGGGCGAACTCTACAACCTGAGCGTTGCCCGAGGCACCCTGACCCGCGAGGAGCGTTACATCATCAATCACCACATGGTGCAGACGATTCTGATGCTCAGCCACCTGCCCTTCCCCGGCCACCTCACCAACGTCGCGGAGATCGCCGGCGGCCACCACGAGAAGATGGACGGCACCGGGTATCCCAAACAGTTGAAGCGCGAAGAAATGAGCCTGCCGGCGCGGATGATGGCGATTGCCGATATTTTCGAAGCGCTGACCGCCGCCGATCGCCCCTACAAGAAAGCCAAGTCGTTGAGCGAAGCGCTGGGCATCATGGCCACCATGTGCCGGGACGCCCACATCGATCCTGAGGTGTTCGGGCTGTTCATCAACGCGCAAATCTACTCGCAGTACGCCGATCGATTCCTCGATCCCCAACAGATCGATGCGGTTGATCCGACAAGCCTGCTGGTCAAGGCAGGCTTGCGGGCATGA
- a CDS encoding GAF domain-containing protein, with amino-acid sequence MIDLQKSGQGLEGYGMLWAQLESLLADERDFIANAAQFSAFLFNQLDDLNWAGFYLNRNEELVLGPFQGQIACVRIPFGRGVCGAAAATLQTQLVEDVHAFPGHIACDSASNSELVVPLVKGGRLIGVLDLDSPKLARFTAEDQAGIEQLAAIFLRLTDC; translated from the coding sequence ATGATCGATTTACAAAAGAGCGGCCAGGGCCTCGAAGGCTACGGCATGCTGTGGGCGCAATTGGAGTCATTGCTGGCGGACGAGCGGGATTTCATCGCTAACGCCGCGCAGTTCTCGGCGTTCCTGTTCAACCAGCTCGATGACCTGAACTGGGCCGGTTTCTACCTCAATCGCAACGAAGAACTGGTACTTGGCCCTTTTCAAGGGCAGATCGCCTGCGTGCGGATTCCATTCGGTCGGGGCGTGTGCGGGGCTGCGGCGGCGACCTTGCAGACCCAGTTGGTCGAGGACGTGCACGCGTTCCCCGGGCACATCGCTTGCGACAGCGCGTCGAACAGCGAGCTGGTCGTGCCCCTGGTCAAGGGCGGTCGCCTGATCGGCGTGCTGGACCTCGATAGCCCGAAACTGGCGCGTTTTACCGCTGAAGATCAGGCCGGTATCGAGCAATTGGCGGCGATTTTCCTGCGCCTGACCGACTGCTGA
- a CDS encoding glutathione peroxidase — protein MSDNLLSIPCTTIKGEQKTLADFAGKAVLVVNTASKCGFTPQYKGLEELWQTYKDQGLVVLGFPCNQFGKQEPGNEGAISEFCELNFGVSFPLFKKIEVNGAGAHPLFVQLKKRAPGVLGSQGIKWNFTKFLIGKDGQLVKRFAPATKPQDLTREIEALLK, from the coding sequence ATGAGCGACAACCTGCTAAGCATCCCTTGCACCACCATCAAGGGTGAGCAAAAGACCCTGGCGGATTTCGCCGGCAAGGCCGTGTTGGTGGTCAATACCGCGAGTAAATGCGGCTTCACTCCGCAATACAAAGGCCTTGAAGAGTTGTGGCAGACCTACAAGGATCAAGGTCTGGTGGTGCTGGGCTTTCCGTGCAATCAGTTCGGCAAGCAAGAGCCAGGCAACGAAGGGGCGATTTCCGAGTTCTGCGAGTTGAACTTCGGCGTCAGTTTTCCGCTGTTCAAAAAGATTGAAGTCAATGGCGCCGGCGCCCATCCGCTGTTCGTTCAACTGAAAAAGCGCGCGCCGGGTGTGCTGGGTTCCCAAGGCATCAAGTGGAACTTCACCAAGTTTCTGATCGGCAAGGATGGCCAGTTGGTCAAGCGCTTCGCCCCCGCGACCAAGCCGCAGGACCTGACCCGCGAGATCGAAGCCCTGCTCAAATGA